Part of the Streptomyces europaeiscabiei genome is shown below.
GCCGACCATGCCGGCCTCGACCTCCAGCTGGAAGCGGCGGGCGGCGCCGCCGTCGCGGGTGAAGATCGCGGTGCCGTTGCCGAACGGGGAGGCGTTGATGAGGGCGATGCCCTCGTCGTAGGTGTCGACACGCAGCACGGTCAGCACCGGGCCGAAGATCTCGTCCTGGTACGCCTTCGCGGACGTGGGCACCTTGTCCAGCAGCGAGATGCCGATCCAGTGGCCGTCCTCGTAGCCCTCGACCGTGAAGCCGGTGCCGTCCAGGACGACTTCGGCGCCTTCCGCCGCCGCGCCGGTGACATACGAGGCCACCTTGTCGCGGTGTACCGCCGTGATCAGCGGGCCCATCTCGGAGGTGGGGTCGTTGCCGGGGCCGATCTTGATCTTCTCGGCGCGCTCGCGGATCTTCTCGACGAGTTCGTCGCCGATCGCGCCGACCGCCACGACCGCGGAGATCGCCATGCAGCGTTCGCCCGCCGAGCCGTAGGCCGCCGAGACGGCCGCGTCTGCGGCCGCGTCGAGGTCGGCGTCCGGGAGGACCAGCATGTGGTTCTTGGCGCCGCCGAGAGCCTGGACGCGCTTGTGGTTGGCGGCGGCCGTGGTGTGGATGTAGCGGGCGATCGGGGTCGAGCCGACGAAGGAGATCGCCTTGACGTCCGGGTGCTCCAGGAGACGGTCCACGGCCACCTTGTCGCCGTGGACGACGTTGAAGACGCCGTCCGGCAGACCGGCTTCCGAGAGGAGTTCGGCGATCTTGATCGAGGCCGACGGGTCCTTCTCGGACGGCTTCAGCACGAACGTGTTGCCGGTCGCGATGGCCATCGGGAACATCCACATCGGGACCATCGCCGGGAAGTTGAACGGCGTGATGCCCGCGACGACGCCCAGCGGCTGGCGGATGGAGGCGACGTCCACGCGGCTGGCGACCTGCGTGGACAGCTCGCCCTTCAGCTGGACGTTGATGCCGCAGGCCAGGTCGACGATCTCCAGGCCGCGCGCGACCTCGCCGAGCGCGTCGCTGTGCACCTTGCCGTGCTCGGCGGTGATCAGCTCGGCGATCGCGTCGCGGTTGGCGTCGAGCAGCGCGCGGAAGCGGAACAGGATCTCCGTGCGCCTGGCCAGCGAGGACTGGCCCCAGGTGACGTAGGCCTCCTTGGCGGTCTGTACCGCCGCGTCGACCTCGTCGACGGTCGCGAAGGCGACCTTGGTGGTGACCGCGCCGGTCGCCGGGTCCGT
Proteins encoded:
- the mmsA gene encoding CoA-acylating methylmalonate-semialdehyde dehydrogenase; protein product: MTKIVNHWIGGKTVEGASGTFGPVTDPATGAVTTKVAFATVDEVDAAVQTAKEAYVTWGQSSLARRTEILFRFRALLDANRDAIAELITAEHGKVHSDALGEVARGLEIVDLACGINVQLKGELSTQVASRVDVASIRQPLGVVAGITPFNFPAMVPMWMFPMAIATGNTFVLKPSEKDPSASIKIAELLSEAGLPDGVFNVVHGDKVAVDRLLEHPDVKAISFVGSTPIARYIHTTAAANHKRVQALGGAKNHMLVLPDADLDAAADAAVSAAYGSAGERCMAISAVVAVGAIGDELVEKIRERAEKIKIGPGNDPTSEMGPLITAVHRDKVASYVTGAAAEGAEVVLDGTGFTVEGYEDGHWIGISLLDKVPTSAKAYQDEIFGPVLTVLRVDTYDEGIALINASPFGNGTAIFTRDGGAARRFQLEVEAGMVGVNVPIPVPVGYHSFGGWKDSLFGDHHIYGNDGTHFYTRGKVVTTRWPDPADGPTGVDLGFPRNH